A genomic region of Staphylococcus roterodami contains the following coding sequences:
- the rsgA gene encoding ribosome small subunit-dependent GTPase A, translating to MKTGRIVKSISGVYQVDVNGERFNTKPRGLFRKKKFSPVVGDIVDFDVQNVNEGYIHHVHERQNELKRPPVSNIDTLVIVMSAVEPNFSTQLLDRFLVIAHSYHLNARILVTKKDIASMEKQHEISELLKIYENIGYETEFIGNHDDRKKVVEAWPAGLIVLSGQSGVGKSTFLNHYRPELNLETNDISKSLNRGKHTTRHVELFERQNGYIADTPGFSALDFEHIDKDDVKYYFLELNRYGEKCKFRNCNHIKEPNCNVKEQLEQGNIAQFRYDHYLQLFNEISNRKVRY from the coding sequence CAAAACCACGTGGATTATTTAGAAAGAAGAAATTTTCACCGGTTGTTGGAGATATTGTAGATTTTGATGTACAGAATGTTAATGAAGGTTATATTCATCACGTTCATGAACGTCAAAATGAATTAAAAAGACCACCTGTAAGTAATATTGATACATTAGTTATTGTAATGAGCGCGGTTGAACCAAATTTTTCAACACAACTATTAGATAGATTTTTAGTCATTGCTCACTCATATCATCTCAATGCAAGAATATTAGTTACTAAAAAAGATATTGCATCAATGGAAAAACAACACGAAATCAGTGAATTATTAAAAATATACGAAAATATCGGTTACGAGACTGAATTTATTGGTAATCATGATGATCGTAAAAAGGTAGTTGAAGCATGGCCTGCTGGACTTATTGTGTTAAGTGGACAGTCGGGTGTTGGAAAATCTACCTTTTTAAACCACTATCGTCCAGAACTAAACCTTGAAACAAATGATATTTCTAAGTCATTAAACCGAGGAAAGCATACCACAAGACATGTTGAATTATTTGAACGTCAGAATGGTTATATTGCTGATACGCCAGGATTCAGTGCATTGGACTTTGAACATATAGATAAAGACGATGTTAAATATTACTTTCTTGAATTGAATCGATACGGGGAAAAGTGCAAATTTAGAAATTGTAACCATATTAAAGAACCTAATTGTAATGTTAAGGAACAATTGGAACAAGGTAACATAGCACAATTTAGGTACGACCATTACTTACAATTATTTAATGAAATTTCAAACAGAAAGGTTAGATATTAA
- the rpe gene encoding ribulose-phosphate 3-epimerase, which yields MTKLFPSLLSVDFLELQHELNKLEEAGVDGVHFDVMDGQFVPNISIGLPVLDAVRKGTSLPIDVHLMIENPENYIASFVEHGADMISIHVESTPHIHRAIQMIKHLNKKAGVVINPGTPVSIIEPILDIVDYVLVMTVNPGFGGQSFITQCVDKIAQLNAIKMERQLNFEIEVDGGVNNETAQVCIDNGATMLVTGSFFFKQDDYKKVTQQLKG from the coding sequence ATGACAAAACTATTTCCATCATTATTATCCGTTGATTTTTTGGAACTACAACATGAATTGAACAAACTTGAAGAAGCAGGCGTTGACGGTGTTCACTTTGATGTCATGGATGGCCAATTTGTACCAAATATATCGATTGGACTACCTGTTTTGGATGCTGTAAGAAAAGGTACGTCATTACCTATTGATGTTCATTTAATGATTGAAAACCCAGAAAATTATATTGCATCATTTGTGGAACATGGTGCTGATATGATTTCAATTCATGTAGAATCAACACCACATATCCACCGTGCTATTCAAATGATTAAGCATTTGAATAAAAAAGCAGGCGTTGTAATTAATCCAGGAACACCAGTTTCAATAATTGAACCTATTTTAGATATTGTTGATTATGTATTGGTAATGACTGTAAATCCTGGTTTTGGAGGACAATCATTTATTACGCAATGTGTCGATAAAATTGCCCAACTAAATGCAATTAAAATGGAGCGTCAGTTAAATTTTGAAATAGAGGTTGATGGTGGCGTTAATAATGAAACAGCACAAGTTTGTATTGATAACGGTGCAACGATGTTAGTTACAGGTTCTTTTTTCTTTAAACAAGATGATTATAAAAAAGTCACACAACAATTGAAAGGTTGA
- a CDS encoding thiamine diphosphokinase, with the protein MHINLLCSERHLPQDIWVKHIGEKWGGVDRGALILLKHQITPFFSVGDFDSVSNKERQLLTEQLEIKPVQAEKADTDLALAVDKAVALGFDSITIYGATGGRLDHFFGAVQLLLKKAYYKKDVHIMLVDQQNKIVLLPKGQYQVEKDTSYPYISFIPMTDDVELSLSGFKYNLTRQMLNIGSTLTISNEVENAQAMINVHEGLLLQIRSTDLKD; encoded by the coding sequence ATGCATATTAATTTGTTATGTTCTGAACGACACTTACCTCAAGATATTTGGGTTAAACATATTGGCGAAAAATGGGGCGGTGTTGATAGAGGAGCATTGATTTTACTAAAGCATCAAATTACACCATTTTTTTCAGTAGGTGATTTTGATTCAGTTAGTAATAAAGAACGACAACTTTTAACAGAACAATTAGAAATTAAACCAGTTCAAGCTGAAAAAGCAGATACCGATTTAGCATTAGCTGTAGATAAAGCAGTAGCACTTGGATTTGATAGTATTACAATTTATGGTGCAACTGGTGGGCGTCTTGATCACTTTTTTGGAGCGGTTCAATTATTGTTGAAAAAAGCATATTATAAAAAAGATGTTCACATTATGCTTGTGGATCAGCAAAATAAAATTGTATTGTTGCCTAAGGGACAATATCAAGTTGAAAAAGACACTAGTTATCCATATATTTCTTTTATTCCGATGACTGATGATGTTGAATTGTCATTGTCTGGCTTCAAATATAACTTAACAAGACAAATGCTGAATATTGGTTCAACATTAACAATTTCAAACGAAGTAGAGAATGCGCAAGCAATGATTAATGTTCATGAAGGATTATTATTGCAAATTAGAAGTACTGATTTGAAGGATTAG
- the rpmB gene encoding 50S ribosomal protein L28, which translates to MGKQCFVTGRKASTGNRRSHALNSTKRRWNANLQKVRILVDGKPKKVWVSARALKSGKVTRV; encoded by the coding sequence ATGGGTAAACAATGTTTCGTAACAGGTCGTAAAGCTTCGACTGGTAACAGACGTTCACACGCTTTAAACTCTACAAAACGTAGATGGAACGCTAACCTTCAAAAAGTTAGAATCCTAGTTGACGGTAAACCTAAAAAAGTTTGGGTTTCTGCACGTGCTTTAAAATCTGGTAAAGTAACTAGAGTTTAA
- a CDS encoding Asp23/Gls24 family envelope stress response protein, with product MTLEISNDYGKIDISNEVIASVVGGKAVECYGIVGMASRQQVRDGIAEILGHENYAKGIKVTENNGVVDIDMYIIVSYGVKISEVANNVQSTVKYTLEKSLNVSVNSINIYVQGVRVNNTGKKI from the coding sequence ATGACATTAGAGATTTCAAATGACTACGGCAAAATTGATATTTCAAACGAAGTTATTGCTTCGGTTGTAGGTGGAAAGGCCGTTGAGTGTTATGGTATTGTAGGAATGGCATCTAGACAACAAGTTAGAGATGGTATTGCAGAAATATTAGGACATGAAAACTACGCAAAAGGTATTAAAGTAACGGAAAATAATGGTGTAGTTGATATAGATATGTACATTATTGTTAGTTACGGTGTGAAAATATCTGAAGTTGCCAATAATGTTCAATCAACAGTGAAATATACTTTGGAAAAATCACTTAATGTATCAGTAAATTCAATCAATATATATGTACAAGGTGTACGTGTGAATAATACAGGCAAGAAAATTTAG
- the fakA gene encoding fatty acid kinase catalytic subunit FakA translates to MISKINGKLFADMIIQGAQNLSNNADFVDSLNVYPVPDGDTGTNMNLTMTSGREEVENNLSKNIGELGKTFSKGLLMGARGNSGVILSQLFRGFCKNIESESEINSKLLAESFQAGVETAYKAVMKPVEGTILTVAKDAAHAAVEKAQNTEDCIELMAYIIDKANESLENTPNLLAVLKEVGVVDSGGKGLLCVYEGFLKALKGEKVEAKVEKLDKDEFVHDEHDFHGVINTEDIIYGYCTEMMVRFGKNKKAFDEQEFRQDMSQFGDSLLVINDDEIVKVHVHTEHPGDVFNYGQQYGELIKLKVENMREQHREVIRKEQHTTKPEMETVETAIITISMGEGISEIFKSMGATHIISGGQTMNPSTEDIVKVIEQSQCKRAIILPNNKNILMASEQAASIVDAEAVVIPTKSIPQGISALFQYDVDASLEDNKVQMTEAVNAVKSGSLTYAVRDTKIDGVEIKKDAFMGLIEDKIVSSQSDQFTTISELLNAMLAEDSEILTVIIGQDADKAVTDEMLTWIEEQYPDVEVEVHEGGQPIYQYFFSVE, encoded by the coding sequence ATGATTAGCAAAATTAATGGTAAATTATTTGCCGATATGATTATACAAGGGGCACAAAATTTATCTAACAATGCAGATTTCGTAGATTCTTTAAATGTGTATCCAGTGCCAGATGGTGATACAGGAACAAATATGAATCTTACTATGACTTCAGGTCGTGAAGAAGTAGAGAATAATTTATCAAAAAATATCGGTGAATTAGGTAAAACATTCTCAAAAGGTTTACTAATGGGTGCAAGAGGTAACTCTGGTGTTATCTTGTCACAATTATTCAGAGGTTTTTGTAAAAATATTGAAAGTGAATCTGAGATTAATTCGAAATTATTAGCAGAAAGTTTTCAAGCTGGTGTAGAAACAGCATATAAAGCAGTAATGAAACCTGTTGAAGGGACGATATTAACTGTCGCTAAAGATGCAGCGCATGCAGCAGTTGAAAAAGCACAAAACACTGAAGACTGCATTGAATTAATGGCTTATATTATTGATAAAGCTAATGAATCTCTTGAAAACACACCAAATTTATTGGCAGTACTTAAAGAAGTTGGGGTCGTTGATAGTGGTGGTAAAGGATTGTTATGTGTTTATGAAGGTTTCTTAAAAGCGCTTAAAGGTGAAAAAGTAGAAGCTAAAGTTGAAAAACTTGATAAAGATGAATTTGTACATGATGAGCATGACTTCCATGGTGTGATTAACACTGAAGATATCATCTATGGTTATTGTACTGAAATGATGGTTCGTTTCGGTAAAAATAAAAAAGCATTTGATGAACAAGAATTCAGACAAGATATGAGTCAATTTGGTGATTCATTACTAGTTATTAATGATGACGAAATCGTAAAAGTTCATGTGCATACAGAACACCCAGGCGATGTGTTTAATTATGGTCAACAATATGGTGAATTAATTAAACTTAAAGTTGAAAATATGAGAGAACAACATCGTGAAGTAATTAGAAAAGAACAACATACAACTAAGCCTGAAATGGAAACAGTTGAAACAGCCATTATTACTATTTCTATGGGTGAAGGTATTTCAGAAATATTTAAATCAATGGGTGCAACACATATTATTAGTGGTGGGCAAACAATGAATCCATCTACTGAAGATATTGTCAAAGTTATCGAACAATCACAATGTAAACGCGCTATTATTTTACCAAATAATAAAAATATTTTAATGGCAAGTGAACAAGCTGCAAGCATTGTAGATGCTGAAGCAGTAGTGATTCCAACTAAATCAATTCCTCAAGGTATCAGTGCATTGTTCCAATACGATGTGGACGCATCTCTTGAAGACAATAAAGTTCAAATGACTGAAGCGGTTAATGCTGTTAAATCTGGTTCTTTAACGTATGCTGTGCGCGATACGAAAATTGATGGTGTTGAAATTAAAAAAGACGCATTCATGGGATTGATTGAAGATAAGATTGTAAGCAGTCAAAGTGATCAATTTACAACGATTTCTGAATTATTAAATGCAATGTTAGCTGAAGATAGTGAGATATTAACTGTCATTATTGGGCAAGATGCGGATAAAGCAGTGACAGATGAAATGCTAACTTGGATTGAAGAACAATATCCTGACGTTGAAGTAGAAGTTCATGAAGGTGGACAACCAATTTATCAATATTTCTTTTCAGTTGAATAA
- the recG gene encoding ATP-dependent DNA helicase RecG codes for MAKVNLIESPYSLRELKGIGPKKLEVLQQLNIHTVEDLVLYLPTRYEDNTVIDLNEAEDQSTVTIVGEVYTAPVIAFFGRNKSKLTVHLMVNNIAVKCIFFNQPYLKKKIELNQTITVKGKWNRVKQEITGNRVFFKSESVQSPENSDIQLEPVYRIKEGIKQKQLRDQIRQALSDVTIHEWLTDELREKYKLETLDFTLNTLHHPKNKSDLLRARRTYAFTELFLFELRMQWLNRLEKSSDDAIEIDYDLNEVKVFIERLPFELTDAQKNSVNEIFRDLKAPIRMHRLLQGDVGSGKTVVAAICMYALKTAGYQSALMVPTEILAEQHAESLISLFGDSMNVALLTGSVKGKKRKILLEQLENGTIDCLIGTHALIQDDVIFKNVGLVITDEQHRFGVNQRQLLREKGAMTNVLFMTATPIPRTLAISVFGEMDVSSIKQLPKGRKPIITTWAKHEQYDKVLMQMTAELKKGRQAYVICPLIESSEHLEDVQNVVALFESLQQYYGASRVGLLHGKLSADEKDDVMQKFSNHEIDILVSTTVVEVGVNVPNATFMMIYDADRFGLSTLHQLRGRVGRSDQQSYCVLIASPKTETGIERMTIMTQTTDGFELSERDLEMRGPGDFFGVKQSGLPDFLVANLVEDYRMLEVARDEAAELIHSGVFFENTYQHLRHFIEENLLHRSFD; via the coding sequence TTGGCAAAAGTTAATTTAATAGAAAGTCCATATAGTCTAAGAGAACTTAAAGGTATAGGACCTAAAAAGTTAGAAGTTTTACAACAATTAAATATACATACAGTAGAAGACCTCGTTTTATATTTACCGACAAGGTATGAAGATAACACAGTCATTGATTTAAACGAAGCTGAAGATCAATCAACTGTAACTATAGTAGGGGAAGTGTATACTGCGCCAGTAATAGCATTTTTTGGAAGAAATAAATCAAAATTAACCGTTCATTTAATGGTTAATAACATAGCGGTCAAGTGTATATTTTTTAATCAGCCGTACTTAAAAAAGAAAATTGAATTAAATCAAACGATAACAGTTAAAGGTAAATGGAATAGAGTTAAACAAGAAATTACTGGTAACAGAGTATTCTTCAAGTCGGAATCCGTTCAATCTCCTGAAAATTCGGATATTCAACTTGAACCGGTTTATCGCATTAAAGAAGGTATTAAACAGAAGCAATTAAGAGATCAAATCAGACAAGCATTAAGTGATGTAACGATTCATGAATGGTTAACAGATGAATTGAGAGAGAAATATAAACTTGAAACATTAGATTTTACATTAAATACATTACACCATCCTAAAAATAAGTCAGATTTATTACGTGCTCGTAGAACCTATGCTTTTACTGAATTATTTTTATTTGAATTACGTATGCAATGGCTTAACAGATTAGAAAAGTCATCCGATGACGCGATTGAAATTGATTATGATTTAAATGAAGTGAAAGTATTTATAGAACGATTGCCTTTTGAACTTACAGATGCTCAAAAAAACAGTGTGAATGAAATATTTAGAGATTTGAAAGCGCCAATACGCATGCATCGTTTACTACAAGGTGATGTGGGTTCTGGGAAAACTGTTGTTGCAGCAATTTGCATGTATGCATTGAAAACTGCTGGATATCAATCTGCATTAATGGTTCCGACTGAAATTTTAGCTGAACAACACGCTGAAAGTTTGATTTCTTTATTTGGTGATTCTATGAATGTAGCATTACTTACTGGTTCTGTTAAAGGTAAGAAGCGTAAAATTCTTTTAGAACAATTAGAAAACGGTACAATTGATTGTTTAATAGGCACACATGCGCTTATTCAAGATGATGTTATTTTTAAAAATGTTGGATTGGTTATAACTGATGAACAACATCGTTTTGGTGTGAACCAACGCCAACTTTTAAGAGAAAAAGGTGCCATGACAAATGTCTTGTTTATGACTGCTACACCTATTCCAAGAACATTAGCAATTTCAGTGTTCGGTGAAATGGACGTTTCATCAATTAAACAACTGCCAAAAGGACGTAAACCTATTATTACAACGTGGGCAAAGCATGAACAATATGATAAAGTCTTGATGCAAATGACTGCTGAATTAAAAAAAGGTCGACAAGCATATGTTATTTGTCCACTTATAGAAAGTTCGGAGCATCTCGAAGATGTCCAAAATGTTGTAGCTTTATTTGAATCATTACAACAATATTATGGAGCGTCACGAGTTGGTCTATTACACGGAAAATTATCTGCAGATGAAAAAGATGATGTTATGCAAAAATTTAGTAATCATGAGATTGATATTTTAGTATCTACAACAGTAGTAGAAGTAGGTGTTAATGTACCAAATGCTACTTTTATGATGATTTATGATGCTGATCGATTTGGACTATCTACTTTGCATCAATTGAGAGGTCGTGTAGGAAGAAGCGATCAACAAAGTTACTGTGTTTTAATAGCATCACCAAAAACTGAAACTGGTATAGAAAGAATGACAATCATGACACAGACAACAGATGGTTTTGAGCTGAGTGAACGCGATTTAGAAATGCGAGGACCAGGTGATTTCTTTGGCGTTAAACAAAGTGGCTTACCTGACTTTTTAGTTGCTAATTTAGTGGAAGATTATCGCATGTTAGAAGTCGCTCGTGATGAAGCGGCAGAACTGATTCATTCTGGTGTATTCTTTGAAAATACGTATCAACATTTGCGTCATTTTATTGAAGAGAATTTATTACATCGAAGTTTTGATTAA
- the fapR gene encoding transcription factor FapR, which translates to MRGETLKLKKDKRREAIRQQIDSNPFITDHELSDLFNVSIQTIRLDRTFLNIPELRKRIKLVAEKNYDQISSIEEQEFIGDLIQVNPNDKAQSILDITSDSVFHKSGIARGHVLFAQANSLCVALIKQPTVLTHESTIQFIEKVKLNDTVRAEAQVVNQTTKHYYVEVKSYVKHKLVFKGNFKMFYDKRG; encoded by the coding sequence ATGAGGGGTGAGACGTTGAAACTGAAGAAAGATAAACGTAGAGAAGCAATCAGACAGCAAATTGATAGCAATCCCTTCATCACAGATCATGAACTAAGCGATTTATTTAATGTTAGTATTCAAACAATTCGTTTAGATCGTACTTTTTTAAACATCCCAGAATTAAGGAAGCGCATTAAATTAGTTGCTGAAAAAAATTATGACCAAATAAGTTCAATTGAAGAACAAGAATTTATTGGTGATTTGATTCAAGTCAATCCAAATGACAAAGCGCAATCGATATTAGATATTACATCGGATTCTGTTTTTCATAAATCTGGAATTGCGCGTGGACATGTATTATTCGCTCAAGCCAATTCATTATGTGTTGCACTTATAAAGCAACCAACTGTTTTGACACATGAAAGCACTATTCAATTTATTGAAAAAGTTAAATTAAATGACACGGTAAGAGCGGAAGCACAAGTTGTAAATCAAACAACGAAACATTATTACGTCGAAGTAAAGTCATATGTTAAACATAAATTAGTTTTCAAAGGAAATTTTAAAATGTTTTATGATAAGCGAGGATAA
- the plsX gene encoding phosphate acyltransferase PlsX, producing the protein MVKLAIDMMGGDNAPDIVLEAVQKAVEDFKDLEIILFGDKEKYTLNHDRIEFRHCSEKIEMEDEPVRAIKRKKDSSMVKMAEAVKSGEADGCVSAGNTGALMSAGLFIVGRIKGVARPALVVTLPTIDGKGFVFLDVGANADAKPEHLLQYAQLGNIYAQKIRNINNPKISLLNIGTEPAKGNSLTKKSYSLLDQEDTLNFVGNIEAKTLMDGDTDVVVTDGYTGNMVLKNLEGTAKSIGKMLKDTIMSSTKNKIAGAILKKDLDAFAKKMDYSEYGGSVLLGLEGTVVKAHGSSNAKAFYSAIRQAKIAGEQNIVRTMKETVGESNE; encoded by the coding sequence ATGGTTAAATTAGCAATTGATATGATGGGTGGCGACAACGCGCCTGATATCGTATTAGAAGCGGTACAAAAGGCAGTTGAAGATTTCAAAGATTTAGAAATTATATTATTCGGTGATAAAGAGAAATATACTTTGAACCATGATCGAATCGAATTTAGACATTGTTCTGAAAAGATTGAAATGGAAGACGAGCCTGTTAGAGCGATTAAACGTAAAAAAGATAGTTCAATGGTGAAAATGGCTGAAGCTGTGAAATCAGGAGAAGCAGATGGATGTGTGTCAGCAGGTAATACAGGTGCTTTGATGTCAGCTGGTTTATTCATCGTTGGACGTATCAAAGGTGTCGCAAGACCGGCATTAGTTGTAACTTTGCCGACAATCGATGGTAAAGGTTTTGTCTTTTTAGATGTTGGGGCCAATGCAGACGCTAAACCTGAACATTTATTACAATATGCTCAATTAGGTAATATTTATGCTCAAAAAATTAGAAATATTAATAATCCGAAAATTTCTTTATTAAATATAGGCACTGAACCAGCAAAAGGTAATAGTTTAACGAAAAAATCTTATTCGCTATTAGATCAAGAAGACACATTGAATTTTGTTGGAAACATTGAAGCAAAAACATTAATGGATGGCGATACTGATGTTGTAGTTACAGATGGCTATACAGGAAACATGGTACTTAAAAACTTAGAAGGTACTGCTAAATCAATTGGCAAAATGTTGAAAGATACAATTATGAGTAGTACTAAAAATAAAATAGCAGGAGCGATTTTGAAAAAAGATTTAGATGCATTTGCTAAAAAAATGGATTACTCAGAATATGGTGGTTCAGTACTTTTAGGATTAGAAGGTACCGTAGTAAAAGCACATGGAAGCTCTAATGCGAAAGCTTTTTATTCTGCAATTAGACAAGCGAAAATCGCTGGAGAACAAAATATTGTTCGAACAATGAAAGAGACTGTAGGTGAATCAAATGAGTAA
- the fabD gene encoding ACP S-malonyltransferase, producing MSKIAIIFPGQGAQKVGMAQDLYNNNEQATEILTSAANTLDFDILETMFTDEDGKLGETENTQPALLTHSSALLAALKNLNPDYTMGHSLGEYSSLVAANVLSFEDAVKIVRKRGQLMAQAFPSGVGSMAAVLGLDYNEVDDICKSLSTEDKVIEPANINCPGQIVVSGHKELIDELVEKGKSLGAKRVMPLAVSGPFHSSLMKVIEEDFLNYINQFEWNDAKFPVVQNVNAQGETDKEVIKLNMVKQLYSPVQFIKSTEWLIDQGVDHFIEIGPGKVLSGLIKKINRDVKLTSIQTLEDVKGWNEND from the coding sequence ATGAGTAAAATAGCAATTATTTTTCCAGGACAAGGTGCCCAAAAAGTTGGTATGGCACAAGATTTATATAACAACAATGAACAAGCAACTGAAATTTTAACTTCAGCAGCAAATACATTGGATTTTGACATTTTAGAGACAATGTTTACTGATGAAGATGGCAAATTAGGTGAAACTGAAAACACGCAACCAGCTTTGTTGACACATAGTTCTGCATTATTGGCAGCACTTAAAAATTTGAATCCAGATTATACTATGGGGCATAGTTTAGGTGAGTATTCAAGTTTAGTTGCAGCTAATGTATTATCATTTGAAGATGCAGTTAAAATTGTTAGAAAGCGCGGTCAATTAATGGCACAAGCATTTCCAAGTGGCGTTGGTAGCATGGCAGCTGTGTTGGGCTTAGATTACAATGAAGTGGATGATATATGTAAATCGTTATCAACAGAAGATAAGGTCATCGAACCAGCGAATATAAATTGCCCAGGACAAATTGTTGTTTCAGGGCACAAAGAATTAATTGATGAACTTGTTGAAAAAGGTAAATCTTTAGGCGCAAAACGTGTAATGCCTCTTGCAGTTTCAGGGCCATTCCATTCTTCGTTAATGAAAGTTATTGAAGAGGACTTTTTAAATTATATTAATCAATTCGAATGGAACGATGCAAAGTTTCCTGTAGTTCAAAATGTAAACGCTCAAGGTGAGACGGATAAAGAAGTAATTAAATTGAACATGGTAAAACAACTATATTCACCAGTACAATTTATTAAATCAACTGAATGGTTAATCGATCAAGGTGTTGATCATTTTATTGAGATAGGTCCTGGTAAAGTTTTATCTGGCTTAATTAAAAAAATAAATAGAGATGTTAAGTTAACATCTATTCAAACTTTAGAAGATGTGAAAGGATGGAATGAAAATGACTAA
- the fabG gene encoding 3-oxoacyl-[acyl-carrier-protein] reductase, whose protein sequence is MTKSALVTGASRGIGRSIALQLAEEGYNVAVNYAGSKEKAEAVVEEIKAKGVDSFAIQANVADADEVKAMIKEVVSQFGSLDVLVNNAGITRDNLLMRMKEQEWDDVIDTNLKGVFNCIQKATPQMLRQRSGAIINLSSVVGAVGNPGQANYVATKAGVIGLTKSAARELASRGITVNAVAPGFIVSDMTDALSDELKEQMLTQIPLARFGQDTDIANTVAFLASDKAKYITGQTIHVNGGMFM, encoded by the coding sequence ATGACTAAAAGTGCTTTAGTAACAGGAGCATCAAGAGGGATTGGACGTAGTATTGCGTTACAATTAGCAGAAGAAGGATATAATGTAGCAGTAAACTATGCAGGCAGCAAAGAGAAGGCTGAAGCAGTAGTCGAAGAAATTAAAGCTAAAGGTGTAGACAGTTTTGCAATTCAAGCAAATGTTGCTGATGCTGATGAAGTGAAAGCAATGATTAAAGAAGTGGTAAGTCAATTTGGTTCTTTAGATGTTTTAGTAAATAATGCGGGTATTACGCGTGATAACTTATTAATGCGTATGAAAGAACAAGAGTGGGATGATGTAATTGACACGAACTTAAAAGGTGTATTTAATTGTATCCAAAAAGCAACACCTCAGATGTTAAGACAACGTAGTGGTGCAATTATTAACTTATCAAGTGTTGTTGGTGCTGTTGGTAATCCTGGACAAGCCAATTATGTTGCTACTAAAGCTGGTGTAATTGGGTTAACAAAATCTGCAGCGCGTGAATTAGCTTCACGTGGTATTACAGTTAACGCTGTAGCACCTGGATTTATTGTTTCTGATATGACTGATGCATTAAGTGATGAGTTGAAAGAACAAATGCTTACACAAATTCCATTAGCTCGTTTCGGGCAAGATACTGATATTGCCAACACTGTTGCATTCTTAGCATCAGATAAAGCGAAATATATTACTGGACAAACTATTCATGTAAATGGCGGTATGTTCATGTAA
- a CDS encoding acyl carrier protein, translating into MENFDKVKDIIVDRLGVDADKVTEDASFKDDLGADSLDIAELVMELEDEFGTEIPDEEAEKINTVGDAVKFINSLEK; encoded by the coding sequence GTGGAAAATTTCGATAAAGTAAAAGATATCATCGTTGACCGTTTAGGTGTAGACGCTGATAAAGTAACTGAAGATGCATCTTTCAAAGATGATTTAGGCGCTGACTCACTTGATATCGCTGAATTAGTAATGGAATTAGAAGACGAGTTTGGTACTGAAATTCCTGATGAAGAAGCTGAAAAAATCAACACTGTTGGTGATGCTGTTAAATTTATTAACAGTCTTGAAAAATAA